The Nicotiana tabacum cultivar K326 chromosome 5, ASM71507v2, whole genome shotgun sequence sequence aggtggaagtgtttgatgtctgggggattgacttcatgggtcccttcgtcagctcctatggcaataagtacatacttgttgctgtggattacgtgtccaaatgggtagaagctgcagtgttgcccactaatgatgcaagagtggtggtggggtttttgaagaagaacatattcaccagaTTTGGGACACCAAGAGCGATTATCAGTGACGaaggcactcacttctgtaatagagcttttgagaagttgcttgcaaagtatgatgtacgccacaaggtggctacccCTTATTACCCGCAAACTAGTAGgcaggttgaagtgtccaacagagaGATACAGAGTGTGCTAACCAAGACTATGAACGCCACAAGAACTAATTAGGCgaaaaagttagatgatgcactctgggcctatagaactgcttttaaaacaccgattggtatgtcaccatataagttggtgttcgggaaggccTTCCATttgccagtggaacttgaacatagaGCGTGGTGGGCACTGAAATAGCTAAATCTAGACATCGAGGCTGCGGGCACAACGAGAATCAtagaattgcatgagctcgacgagttcggacatcttgcttttgagagcacaaggttgtacaaggaaagaatgaagaggttgcacgacAAGAACATTATGGAGCGAAATTTTAATCCTGGAGATATGGTGTTGCTTTATAACTCACAATTAAGGCTATTTCCGGGTAAACTCAGGTCACGATGGTTTGAACCATTTAGAGTGGTCGAAGTTTTCCCTTTAGGTGATGTCGAGCTTGCCACAGAGAAAGACTCtcgtacatttagagtcaatgggcagaaATTGACACTATATGTGGGCATGAGAGAACCAAAGGAAGTGTCTGAGCTACACCTGACTGAACCACaaaggtcgagcgagccttaaatgcgctcatctgtgtcgtgccacgacgttaaatcaggcgctgcgtgggaggcaacccacgaatGTGTTGTAAGTGTAATGCAAAAAAAATAGCAGGAACACGCCCAGACCGCGGTCCCAATGCAAAAAAAAGTAGCAGGAACACGCCCAGACCGCGGTCCCAGCGTAACCGCGGTCGGGCCGCAGTCAAGGACCTCCTTTGAAAGAAGTCTACCGCAGTCCCAGTGTAACCGCAGTAGGACCGCGGTCAAATACCCCCTCTGATAGAGGTCTACCGCGGTCCCAGCATAACCGTGGTAGGACCGCGATCAAATACCCCATCTGAAAGAGGTCTACTGCGGTCCCAGCGTAACCGAGGTAGGACCGCGGCAGACCAGCGCGGGCCAGGTAAGTGCAgaattttttttcccttttttccccCCTTTTAATAAACCCAAACCCCCACTATTCCCCCAAACCCTTCTTTTCTTCAAACCACCCGCAACCCCCATCCccttctctcttctcttctctctttcacACCATCTCCTATCCCTCAAACCCCCATTGTTGCCCCTCCTTTATtctccatctctctctctctacaaCTTATCCCTTCCATTCATCATCAAGGTAATTttctattcttttctctttcttttccatAAATTAGTGTAATGAGTAGTCTAAATTAGTTTCAATTAAACCCTATGTAGTTTTTTAGTgtaaatgtttttctttttttctttccttttctccatTATTTGCTTCTTTTGGCCATGATTGATGCTTAAATGGTTGGGTTTCATTGTGCTTAACTTGGGGGCGATTTTTAGAATGTTTGGAGGCCTAAACAAATTTTTTAGGGTGAAGCTTGGTGGAGGGGCCTAAATGGCCGAAAATTGGGGTGTGTTGTAAAATTTTGGAGCACTTTGTGCCCTTCTTAGTTTATGGAGGTGGTAGCATTTGACATGATTCACTTGTGGGAGATTGTGTGGGATATTATATGGCAGAATTGTAGAATTAATAGTGGTGTGCGGGAAATAGTGGAGGTTGTCAACTTTGGGCACCTTACTAATTGGGTATACTGGCATTGATTGACAAAAGGAAACTGTTTGGTGCCATCAGGTGACGAAGTCTGAGTACCCATCCGACTGGCATATGTTAGGATGCATCTGATTGTTACCCTGAATTGTCTGCAGGTAATATAGACCAAAAAAGGCGAAAGAGCTCGGCAAGCACTTCCCAAATGCCAATATATGATTCCACCAGGTTCCAGTCACAGGAGGCAGAGGACGTGTTTCATACTAAAGCCACCAAAAGCTTTGTCCCTGAGATTCCTATTGACAGGGCTGCCCTCCGTATGGAAAAAGCAGACATGTATGAGGAAATCAGACGGAGGGAGATAGAGTTCTTGTTTGATGAACCTGAGACGTCAAACCCAATAATAGTCCGGGAGTTCTACGCGAACTGCCCGGAAAATTTGTGTCGGTCTGTGATTGTGCGGGGCAGGGTGGTAGATGCCTCAATTCTGAAGATTCGCCAAGTCTTgcagctgccccagttcactgGTGACATTGATCATTACCACGACGCCCAAGGGGTCACTTGAGACACTATGATTGAGACAATCTGCGCAGGGGGTCGACCAATCTGGCTACAAGAAAACATTACCCTTCACTCCAAGTCGTTCACACATGGGGCTAAGTGCTGGTTCATCATTATTTGCAGCCGGTTATTGCCCACGGGCAACACGACAGATGTGAACCACCTACGGGCTCTATTGGTGTGGTTCTTCGTCACCAAGAAAGACTTTGATATGGCGAGAATTATTGGAGATGAAATGATCCTTCGGTCACCTCTGCTATCTAAGGGGTTTTCCTTCCCCTCACTTGTGACGAGGTTGTGTCTGCTGGATGGTGTCCCCACCAATCCTACAGATGGAGCTTTGCCCGCACAAGAGGCATTCAGAGCTTCAAAGATCACAGTGGGCAGAGATGCACCCACAACCATTGAGCTTGATGTTGAGGATGATGCCCCAGCACCCATGGCACCATCCAGGAGATCCTATGATGGAGCCGGATCCTCTCGGCGACCCCATACTGGGGCAGGGTTCTCTAGATCACAGTCCAGCCGACCCATGTTGCATTCTTTGGAGGAAGAGGTGGCAGATCTTCGCTCCTCGGTGGATGGCCTGCATGTGCGTATGGATGCCATGTCTCAGCGGCAGGCCAGGTCTGAGAGCCGGATGATAGCTTGGTTCCGTGCTTTGGGGAGGGCTTGTCATGTGGATCCCAGCACCGTCTCCGACTCCGAGTGATGCTCAGGGAAGTCTTcttacccttctgcactttatttgtgttatgacatggggacatgccatattCTTTTtgtgtggggtgggagacttgCTTTAGTGGTGTATTGTTAGTGTACATATACATTGAGTATGTTGTAGTTCTGTATCTTTGTTGTTTTGTATAATTGGTTGTACTCACCTTAGAAGTAACTGACTTGGCCCAACGACGGACACTTGTCGACAGGTCTCTTGAGGGTAAAAGTCaggtttaaaaaaaatagataaatgTAGGAGACTCTTTCGAGGACGGACCACTTGGACagtactcttgagggaagtagtccatttagatttttttttatttttctttttaggtagtgtagtaattcctccttagtttttcttttgaccacggttcttttccaagggcttttcttgaaccgggttaggtagatttttctttaatatttttaggaCCCTTAGGACTTTATTGGACTAAGATGGGTGAGGGCAAGAATGCAACCCGTAATGTACACACCTGCAAATAACTAAAACGAACTTAAGGGTGCGACGTCTAGGCTCTTTTGTAGACTCGTAATTTTATTCCTTAATTCTGCACACCTTGTCTTTCTTGAACACTCACGTGAGTGTGTTGACAAACTAATTCGGAATGAGTTACATGCCAAGTGTGTGTGAGATAATACTTGTATTCTGTGCTTGCATGCGATACCTAGAACTTGCtttgtgtgtttgcaaagcgaaatagaagtTGTTTGGCCTTAGAGATGATTGAGGCATTTCCTTGTGTAGCCTGTATAACTATGAATCCACCTGTACATATTGCCATAGTTAACCCCTTCGAGCCTGAAGCCTGTTCTTTGATAACCTTACAATAACCTACATCCCTGTGTTTGAATAGTTTGACTGTTTGAACCTGTACCTCCTAGAAGCATTTGAATTGTTAAAGAGCATATAAAAGTCAAAGTGTGGGGTAGTAATGGAGTGGGAAAAGAAAAATCAGGAAAATACTTGAATGGTGCAATGGctgtttaaaaaaataaaaaaaaataaaaaaaggaaaaaaagaggcCAGTTGCACCTAAAGAAAAGTGGGGGTAGCCTATGAAACAAGTGTGGAAGAATGATTGGGTTGAacatggaaattggaataaaGGGAACGATTGTATTAAAaatgcttagggaggttagtcactatatccaaatatatcctacccgtcccttagtctacattataaccaaataaagacctcttgatctTGGACTAAacaactcgattagtagagtattacactaagggcaagcttatggtgtatctttgtggcatgtgaatgttctttgctgAGAGTGAGTGGATTCGTTCTATCTATAGTTCCTTGTTGCTTGATTTTATATGTGTGGAACTTCTCTCAGAaatgtgatgtgagggcatgtgactcAGGAAGAAAAAGCAAGTTTTCACCTCTGTTTAGAGTAACTAGAGTAAGCACGAGTGTGGCATGGCATTATAGTCTTCATCTGAGGTGTACCTGTTGCACTGCTTAGATTGTTCTTTCATAATGGCGGGTGTGACATAAACTGGGTAATGCATCGAACGATTAGGCCTAGAAGTGTAGTTCaacttgctcgaggacgagcaaagatttaagtgtggggtgttgataataggtgaattggactataattaggccctaaagaaccaccttcttgtatagtttttatggtaaaaagtgataacaaaatgctctgattagtgcttttcatgcgttgcaggctatatacaataaaagaagtctatggagtacttttgggatAAATTACGGAGAAAAAGAGGCCAATCGTACAATATCTGCTAAGTGCACCACGCGAAGGCAGCAAAACCAGAACTAGAGATGGACTGCCGCGGTCCGACCGCGGCAGAAGGCTGTTGCGGATGCTAGTTGGCCGCGGTCCTGGCGTAACCGCGGTAGGACCGCGATAGGAAGCGGAAAATTGAGGGACTGAAGTGcaaaaacacgggatttttagcccaaaaccctatattaaacaatATAACTCGCCCAAGGGAGGCATGTAATGTTTTAGAGAGTACTTTGGCAAGaaaaacaagtgtgagagatcacccaaaacatcatattttcttcttctctttatttttctggcagttttgatcatgaatattttcatagtttatttacccattgaatgagtagctaaatcttttgtttaagattttgatggaacctattgaaggatgaacttcttgattatgttaatatagtttgccagtttaatctctatttgttcagcTACatgtttgttgtagttaattgacaggatcctcaattagttgtgcctaattagtgtgcataactcgggagagagtgcatgtttaggtgattgttgaacaacaccactcccaaagtataagagggatctataactgcggggttaaaagtgggattagggataacgaagtaTTGGGTGTAATCTAAAGTGAactgtaataaacaaagccatctagcgtatctcgggagagtgtgtctagtaaattatcgtgattactcgggagagattcacggtaaaaagagtgttcatgattgatagagatgtgttggtaaatctatatgaaacataaacagaagggattccatcaataggggaaatcactaccttagaaccttctcattattgttcacaacttaagcatatttagtttacaactgtttattgactttcaatcttagttattaaatataccatcaattgttattcacaacgtttggggaagttgattctaaagaatttagtaagtccaacgaaagtaattgatatgttaattctctgtggattcgactctaGGCATAAATActtaggttatatttgcaacgtcggCATTGTCTTTTTATAagacatagttgggcgtgatcatgaTGGAATGTATAGAAACTCTACACCCTTAACTAAATATTTCGGGTTCGATCGTAAAAAAGAACTAATAGGAAGCAACTTCTCCTCTAATAGACCTTATGCTGAACGAATACGACAGATTAGTTGGGGCCATAATGCGGATATGGGACAAAAAGGAATGtatcaaaaaaaaagagttacacAATAGCCGGTCAGATACAATGTTTACTATTTCTAGAAAGTAAACCTATTAATAGGAAGCGCTTCCTCCCTAATGGATCTTATGCGGAACAAATATAACAGATTAGTTGGGCCCTAATGCGAATATCAGATATCCGCGgggaattaaaaaaaagaagaagattctTAAACTAGGGGTGGTCCACTCATTTTCAAGTTGAGCAAAATCATAAGAATGCGATATGGTAATAATAGTTATAATCATTGTTTCTGTCAATTCATGAATCATTAAATCCATCAAagttaattaaaaatttaaaatatataaaaggtaCGACTTTTTCTTCTTTAAGGGAATGAAAAAATTGGTATATAAAGGGGTCATAGCTTGCCTCATTTCTTCACACACAAACTTTAATTTCCATAATGGCTCTTCCTTTAGTACTCTCCATATCTAtatttctcatctttctttcttacaaactCTACCACCGGCTCACGGCCAAGCTGCCGCCAGGTCCGTGGCCGTGGCCAGTCATCGGAAACCTCTTCGACATAACGCCGGTGAGGTTCCGATGCTTTGCTGAATGGGCCCACGTTTATGGGCCCATTTTCTCATTTTACCTTGGTTCACAACTAAATGTGGTGGTGAATAATGCGGAATTAGCTAAAGAAGTTCTCAAAGATAATGACCAAAATTTGGCCAACAGGTTTAGAACTAAGCCTCTTGAAAATGTTAGTAAAAATGGGATGGATTTGATTTGGGCTGATTATGGGCCTCATTATGTGAAAGTAAGGAAGCTCTGTAATCTTGAGCTTTTTACTCCTAAAAGACTTGAAGCTCTTAGCCCTATTAGAGAAGATGAAGTTACTGCTATGGTTGAAAACATTTTCAAGGATTGTACTAAGCCTTGTAAGTTTTTCACATTTACCTTTTACTGTCTGTGTCCATTTTCTTGGGTAAATCTTGAAATTTTCTCATTGATTGCTTCATATCGGAAATTAAATGTTGTTCTGGTGAAATTTTGATAGCAACTCTTATTTAGACAATGCAAATTAATAttgaattaataaaaatataggtaCATGTTAAAGGACTATCTCTCTATGGCCAATTGGCCATGCGACATATAAGAAGTTTTGAGTACTAAATTCCATGAAAATATAtccaacaaaaggaaaaaaaaaaaacttaacgGTATATTATTATGAACGGCAATCATATTGGATATTTCTTGTATACGGCTTAAATAGTTGTTTGATAGCAATTAAAAGTCCTTTTTGTATAAATAATGATTAAATGGAATATAGttaggatttttttttgtttgttcgTTGTCACAAGCACTACAATTCCACGCGAAAAGCTTTTCTTTTTTCCAGTCAAAAGGAGATAGAAATCGACCCAACATAGCATGAGCTttccttttcttaaaaaaaaaaaatatttttttgtaactTATCCAAAATGGAAgcaatataataatatatattaatCAAAGGGAGAGAGTGGTCTCTGATCTTCTCTCTGTGCGTGTGTTAATTATAGGCTTATAGCTAGTTATATGTTTCAGTTTCATAAAAGACAATTTATTATTCAGACGTCCGAAGAGATCACACTGCAATTTGATTATCATACTTTAGTTAACGTTTTATGATACTATGTTTAGAAAGTGAAAGTTCCAATGATACCAAAGTACAGAGTACATACTATATAGCTCGATTGAATATTTTTAATGGAATCTCAAATGGTGACGAAACATAATAATATcatgaatttaagttatatatactaaggatattttttttttaccaatATCGATGCAATTTAACAGGCAGAATAATACCATCAACTCAGAATATATGTGCAAGATTTACTCATTGTTGTAGATAATTAGTTTTACCTGACGGTGTAAATAGAGtgggtgtgtgtgtgtatatatatatatatacacacaaacaAATGGCTTAGTTGCTCCGCCCATGAAGTGCTAAATTAAAGACTAGTGTTAGCGTGGGttatttgcttttaaaaataaaaaaagtgtcattctttcatttttgaaaCGACTAACAAGAAAATAGTATCACAACACGAGTATTAAGTAGAAAATCAACATAAATGATCGCGTGCTATCTGACTGAAAAAGATGGTTTAAAAACTCCTTCTCTTTCAAGACGAGATCACTCCTTTTCTCATTAATGGACTTCCTCATGCTAAGAGAAAAGGTAGAAAACGTAAAAGGAGTTCTCCTACTTGcctaagtgtatatatatatatatatatatatgctgacTCTTGAATGATAGCTCCATACTATAATGGTCCCAAAAGGTTGCTGTTTtaacttggaggagaacattgatCCAAATTTGAATGGTGAAATCCTCCACTTGTCCAcctcatgttttttttttttttgaaaactctAAAACTCGTTGATCTTTTCTGACTTCTTCTTGATTTCTCTCCATCCCGATATGGGTATTTACCATAATATTACAGAAAAAGGAAGGTTGCATATGCCGTTTTCATATTATAGTAAAATAAagacaataataataatactataaTGGAAAAGGAAGGTTGTATAATGATATCGCTTTCTAGTTTTTAACACTTTTCTTAATAATAACATAGGACATCCTTTTGGATCCAATGGTTAAGAATAAAGATATATCTCTTATGGGTTACGGCAAGTTACGATTTGAATAGAGGAAAAGTATATCACAaaagtttatttattttttaattattgatTTCGTGCAAAAATGGTCATATAACTAAGAGAATTAATACTTAAAATGGATCGTAAAATTGATCTCCTATAAGATTAATGTATTTAAGACTTGTGCCACCTATGTTTTCTTCTTTAGCATATGTAATACAACGAGCGATAGCTAAACGAGGGAAACGAGAATTCATTAATATCAATGTCATAGATTTGTTAATCCCAACAAGTGAAAATGCTTAAATAAATCCACAATAATATAACAGGAATAGTTTGATTAATTACTTGTGTAATATGTGGATTAAAATGTGGATAGAGCCTTTAGCGGTCCTTTTCGTGTTAGGTGGTCTTGCTCTAAGTATAGAATTTAAGCTCATCTTTAAACATTCTTGATTAGATAGTGACATCTTCTTCCGTTTGTTCTAATTGTTTATTCGAAAATCTGAGAATTATATAGATTATGGTTAATATATCTCTAAACGCAACAACCGAATCCTCCAGTCTCCAACAAATGATTATATTCAGGGATTATGAGTTTAAGTTATCTATATTGAtgacgtgtatatatatataatcaggTGATTTGAAAGGTATAAATAACTCTATTTAATATATGTACTATTCATTAGTAACCTACAATCAATAACAAGAAACTTGCTATATATAATAGAATACTCCTTCTGTTCATTTTTACTCGTCCGTTATATCAAAAATACATTTTCAATtttagtatgtatatatatataggcgcATAGAGCTTAAACTCATAagttatatatgtatatgtgtgtgcAGGCAATGTTAGTAAAACCTTGATGTTGAGGAACTACTTGGGATCAGTAGCATTCAACAACATAACAAGACTAACATTTGGGAAAAGATTTATGAACTCAGAAGGTAAAATTGATGAGCAAGGTGAAGAGCTCAAAGCCATAGTTTCTAATGGGTTAAAGATTGGAGGAAAGCCTAATTTGGGAGAGTTTGTTCCATGGCTGCGTTGGGTTTTTAAGGATGATAATGAAGctctagaagctcaagacaggcGTTTGGAAAAATTTACAAGAATCATAATGGAAGAACACACCATTGCTAGGAAGAAAACTGGGGAAACCAAACACCATTTTGTTGATGCTTTGCTTACCCTTCAGAAGCAGTATGATCTTATTGATGACACCGTTATTGGCCTTCTTTGGGTAAGTATACtaatttcctttttttattattacATATTGGATATTTTTCGAGGCGGGCTTAAGATTTGAAGTTCTATGGGTCATATGACGAATTCAAGTTAATATACAGCAATAATTGGATTTATAATCAAATTTTGATAGATATTTGGTTGATTTCTTAATACGTATATAGGATCTGGATTCGCATGAACCCATAAGTTACAGTATAGATCTATCTCTGGATATTAATAGAGTTTAACTTCTATGTACTGACaatgtaaaaaatatttacacgtCTAAGTCAACTAAAAGATACtaggtttgttattgttgttgttattatgtaTATAAGCCAAATCGATATTAATATATtagtaaggggtcgtttggttggaaagaAGTTATTCCTAGATTAGTTATTCCATTTTTTCATGGAGATAAAAAATTACTACAATCCCGGGATTAATTATACCGTAATTTTCCCCCCACCAAACATGAATAAACTCTTCTTAAATTTAGTCCAGAAATTAGTTATTCCTTATCGTTCGTACCAAATGAGCCCTAATGGCCTGTCTAATGTTGACATCAACATAGcggattttttattttaaaaattatatttgtaaTCCAAACAAAGTTTTCTTAGGTTCAAAGTTATAAATTTTTGTTCTTTAGGTAAATGTCTGTAGGTCAACAAGCGATGCGAAAGTGgagtttttttgtttttgttttcgcATAAAGGTATTATTTATCTACAATTGGAATTATAGAATCATATCAGTGAGTGTTGTGAATCAAAATGTTTGCAGGATATGATAACAGCAGGGATGGACACAGTAGCCATTACAGTTGAATGGGCTATGGCAGAACTGGTAAAGAATCCAAGGGTTCAACAAAAGGTCCAAGAGGAGCTAGACCGGGTTATCGGGTCGAATCGGATCGTAAACGAATCGGATATCTCCAAACTCTCTTATCTACAATATGTAGTCAAAGAATCACTAAGGTTGCATCCACCAACTCCCCTAATGCTACCTCATATGGCAAGTAACAATGTCAAAGTGGGAGGTTACAACATTCCTAAAGGTTCAATTGTACATGTTAATGTTTGGTCCTTAGGTCGTGATCCAAAAATTTGGAAAGATCCTTTGCAATTTTGGCCAGAAAGATTTATAATAGAGGATGTTGACATGAAGGGACATGACTATAGGTTTCTGCCTTTTGGTGCCGGAAGACGTATATGTCCAGGTATGAATCTTGCCATAAATTTGACTAGCGTTTGGATATAGATTTGGCTGAAACctaaaaaaagagtttttgaagttgtgttacaaaataatttttggaagttgaaattatgtttggacatatattatatttgacaaaaaatttaaagttttatTAGAGAAATTTTCACGCAAAAACTGACATAAACCAGTTTTTGGGAACTTGAAatgctttttcaaaatttttccaaattttcacccAATGTtatcaattttttattttgaaaaaaaccaTGCAAAACTACGGCCAAACGGGAGCTTGGTCATGTCAATATTGAATTCTCTGTTTTGCTGtatgtttatttctttatattttgattttcctttgtgAAAATCTCGATTCTGCCACTGCAGGTATGAATCTTGCCATTAATTTGGTCACGTCTATGTTAGCACATTTGTTGCACCAATTTACTTGGTCTTTGCCTCCTGGTGTTAAGCTTGAAGATGTTGATATGTTGGAGAGTCCTGGTACAGTCACCTACATGCAAACTTCATTACAGGTTGTTCCTAATCCTAGGTTACCTCTACACTTGTATACACATATAAGCCAATGAATATGtaacattttttatttatttaaatcactCGGGCTTAGTATTTTCATGTACTTTTATTTATAAATtctgaagaagaaaaatacaacaagGTACTCAAACATTATACCTTACTACTGATCTATGTAACATCTTTTGTTTTTCCACtatttcattgtcttttttcttatttttcttggttCGACAACATGGTTACTTGAATCTTTGTGAAGTTTTGTAAGACCATAATAAGATTATGTATTGTTTTTTTTACTAGTGAAATTTAAATGTCTTCGTAATCTGATTAAACTTCAAAAACTTTTTTTTCCTCAAGTACGCACATAAAGTTTTAGCCTATTCTAATGTTCCAAATGGGTAAAATTGCAAGAAATACTAGTATTACAATTAGCTCAAGGTTTGTGACACTACTACTTAAGAAGAACACGAAGAAGAACATAGTTGAATGATGATAGAATACATATATATTGCTAATAAGTAGCCTATTGCTCACATTGAACCCGATTAAACAATACATCAAATGCAACATGCTTAATTCAACGATTGTTAacttatataaattaaaaagatagGAATCAAGAACTGAACTAATTTTAGTATGAAGGCAAAGCAAGAACCTTCATCAAAACCCAAAAGATACACCTAATAAGCAGTTTAAATCAGTTCAAAGTATCAAGAGAAGAGAAAGAACACTACAACATTATGCATTTATAGCTATAAAAAATATTGGAGCTAAATATAAAAATTTCCGTAGCTAAACACTTTAGCCGCAAAAAAATTTTCCGTAGCATTCGTAGCAAGAAGTGGCGTAACTAAAAGTTAGCTACAAACTTTACATGACCCATGACTAATACTATTGACTAACGGCTCAATTTTTATTTGGCTCATTCATGTCACTGCCATTAAATAATAATGGCATGGATGGGCCAAATGTGTGACGGCTGTGGCATGAAATGAACATTTT is a genomic window containing:
- the LOC107792896 gene encoding cytochrome P450 98A2-like, with the protein product MALPLVLSISIFLIFLSYKLYHRLTAKLPPGPWPWPVIGNLFDITPVRFRCFAEWAHVYGPIFSFYLGSQLNVVVNNAELAKEVLKDNDQNLANRFRTKPLENVSKNGMDLIWADYGPHYVKVRKLCNLELFTPKRLEALSPIREDEVTAMVENIFKDCTKPCNVSKTLMLRNYLGSVAFNNITRLTFGKRFMNSEGKIDEQGEELKAIVSNGLKIGGKPNLGEFVPWLRWVFKDDNEALEAQDRRLEKFTRIIMEEHTIARKKTGETKHHFVDALLTLQKQYDLIDDTVIGLLWDMITAGMDTVAITVEWAMAELVKNPRVQQKVQEELDRVIGSNRIVNESDISKLSYLQYVVKESLRLHPPTPLMLPHMASNNVKVGGYNIPKGSIVHVNVWSLGRDPKIWKDPLQFWPERFIIEDVDMKGHDYRFLPFGAGRRICPGMNLAINLVTSMLAHLLHQFTWSLPPGVKLEDVDMLESPGTVTYMQTSLQVVPNPRLPLHLYTHISQ